The following are encoded in a window of Paenibacillus polymyxa genomic DNA:
- a CDS encoding MerR family transcriptional regulator — MQEIPETITSISQAAKLTGLTEDTIRYYERIGLLPYAERKANGHRFYSRDQILGIIFLTRLKATGMTIEEMKHYRELSMQGNSTIPIRQSLLEKHNQKIQQEISRLMETQKIIEYKLNHYRDLSTNPDLSDTNCNPLF; from the coding sequence TTGCAGGAAATTCCGGAGACCATAACCTCTATTAGTCAAGCTGCAAAACTAACAGGTTTAACAGAAGATACTATACGCTATTATGAGCGAATTGGCTTACTGCCTTATGCAGAACGAAAGGCTAACGGACACAGGTTCTACAGTAGAGATCAGATTCTGGGGATTATCTTTTTAACCCGATTAAAAGCTACTGGAATGACTATAGAGGAAATGAAGCATTATCGAGAACTTTCGATGCAAGGCAACAGCACCATTCCGATCAGACAATCCTTACTTGAGAAACATAATCAGAAGATTCAACAAGAAATTTCCAGACTAATGGAAACCCAAAAAATTATTGAATATAAGCTCAACCATTATCGTGACCTCTCTACCAATCCTGATCTTAGCGACACGAATTGCAACCCCCTTTTTTAA
- a CDS encoding GNAT family N-acetyltransferase codes for MITYVRCNDVSMEHIFQAFSLGFSDYSIRLTMDQDDFAARFFGPEGNTRNHSFLAMDEDQPIGLILGGVRQFDGYKTMRCGTLCIAPVYRGQGISNKLLELHKQTAISAGCQQLWLEVIKDNHRAVKLYEKQGYQPRYTLKYYNGTLPSAPPAALSSSYIFKEVTFDDIAAFRKTLIDCHIHWQSDTPYYATSTQEAFLGIYEVNQTCLGMVSMSAKGKINFLWVDPKHRNQGLGCALLHRAAEIQKIEKVNICLSDNDSLEGFIQKIGLLKDPIEQYEMGMPLKVDHVVQ; via the coding sequence GTGATCACCTATGTGAGATGCAATGACGTCAGTATGGAACACATTTTTCAAGCGTTTTCGCTTGGGTTCTCGGATTATTCCATTCGCCTGACCATGGATCAGGACGATTTCGCAGCACGTTTTTTTGGTCCAGAGGGTAATACACGGAATCACTCTTTCCTTGCCATGGATGAGGATCAACCGATCGGCTTAATTCTCGGCGGTGTCCGGCAGTTCGACGGGTACAAGACCATGCGTTGCGGCACGCTATGCATCGCTCCGGTTTACCGCGGTCAGGGGATTAGCAACAAGTTGCTGGAATTACATAAACAAACAGCCATCTCCGCGGGTTGCCAGCAGCTATGGCTTGAAGTCATCAAGGATAATCATCGGGCCGTCAAATTATATGAAAAGCAAGGCTATCAGCCACGCTATACGCTGAAATACTACAACGGCACTCTGCCCTCCGCGCCACCCGCTGCCCTCTCATCTTCGTATATTTTTAAGGAAGTTACATTTGATGACATCGCAGCTTTTCGAAAGACCCTTATCGACTGCCACATCCATTGGCAAAGTGACACACCTTATTACGCCACCAGTACACAGGAAGCTTTTCTCGGCATCTACGAAGTAAATCAAACGTGCCTCGGCATGGTGAGCATGAGTGCTAAGGGTAAAATCAACTTTCTTTGGGTCGATCCTAAGCATCGCAACCAAGGATTAGGATGCGCCCTCCTTCATAGAGCAGCAGAGATCCAAAAGATTGAGAAGGTGAACATCTGTCTGTCTGACAATGACTCTCTTGAAGGCTTTATCCAAAAAATAGGTCTCTTGAAAGACCCCATTGAGCAATATGAAATGGGTATGCCGCTGAAGGTCGATCATGTTGTACAATGA
- a CDS encoding GNAT family N-acetyltransferase, giving the protein MKGEFPVITTERLILRKMVATDSKDMLEYFSDEQVMKFYGLSPFESEQDALDEISWYDQIFETDQGIRWAIQTNEGKIIGSCGFHNWDQRHHRAEMGYELSRVYWGQGLMSEVLAAVIDYGFNTLSLNRIQALVEPENAQSLRLLEKAGFRQEGLLSQYEFTLGKYDDLYMCALLKSVYINRSQK; this is encoded by the coding sequence GTGAAAGGTGAGTTTCCGGTTATAACGACTGAACGTCTCATATTACGAAAAATGGTAGCGACGGACAGCAAGGACATGTTGGAATACTTTTCAGATGAGCAGGTTATGAAGTTTTATGGACTGAGCCCGTTTGAGTCTGAACAGGATGCGCTGGATGAGATTAGTTGGTATGATCAGATTTTTGAGACAGATCAGGGAATCCGCTGGGCTATTCAAACAAATGAAGGTAAAATCATCGGTTCTTGCGGATTTCATAACTGGGATCAACGTCATCACCGGGCAGAAATGGGCTATGAATTGTCCAGAGTCTATTGGGGCCAAGGGCTAATGTCGGAGGTACTTGCAGCTGTAATCGACTATGGGTTTAACACCCTCTCATTGAACCGCATTCAGGCGCTAGTAGAGCCAGAGAATGCACAATCCTTGCGGTTGCTTGAAAAAGCAGGCTTTCGGCAAGAAGGGCTCCTCTCCCAATATGAATTTACGTTAGGAAAATATGATGATCTTTATATGTGCGCATTGCTCAAATCAGTGTATATCAATCGTTCTCAGAAATGA
- a CDS encoding RDD family protein, with the protein MYFLDEQHISHIPQETSRQTYIQHGQNYGVDPNRMAALSKTYGNSTLFRRWGATVFDCIFFVIGYTCFFISVIQITDRWFLPLAIATRCILLIAFFSYYLLLEGYTGYTLGKFVFRIQVVNGEGKPPGFLKSLIRTLLRLIDTNPLLMGGIPAGISVLVTASRQRIGDLAAGTYVVKVRDLEPISKKTMKRSLFIFFTAMVILGASFVNAIFILADSYVPPEVPVSKKEQSYVSKDGRFQITAPLDWSTDPDREGKAEIAIFNPYIQKSVVVLSHSKKQLGNITLQQYGKKAENNLTKEWNLSSVGPVSNTTIYGYPALEFVIKGKKDVDKYVTHVAIIETESNYYQVLGYAPASKDARLKKELHDITYSFREVRH; encoded by the coding sequence GTGTATTTTTTGGACGAACAGCACATATCACACATTCCGCAGGAAACTTCAAGACAGACGTACATTCAGCATGGTCAAAATTATGGGGTAGATCCAAACAGGATGGCGGCGTTATCAAAAACATACGGGAATTCTACTCTGTTTAGACGGTGGGGAGCAACGGTTTTTGATTGCATATTTTTTGTAATCGGGTATACTTGTTTTTTTATTTCTGTCATTCAAATAACGGACAGATGGTTTTTGCCTTTAGCGATTGCAACCCGTTGTATTCTGCTTATTGCTTTCTTCAGCTATTATTTACTTTTGGAAGGTTACACAGGCTATACGCTGGGTAAGTTCGTTTTTCGTATTCAGGTGGTTAACGGGGAAGGAAAGCCTCCTGGTTTTCTTAAATCACTCATTCGTACGCTGCTCAGGCTAATCGACACCAATCCATTGCTAATGGGTGGGATACCTGCTGGTATCAGTGTGTTAGTAACTGCATCAAGACAACGAATTGGAGATTTAGCTGCAGGTACATATGTTGTAAAGGTACGGGATTTAGAGCCGATTAGCAAAAAGACAATGAAACGTTCGCTCTTTATATTTTTTACCGCAATGGTGATCTTGGGAGCCTCGTTTGTAAATGCTATTTTTATACTTGCAGACAGTTACGTACCTCCTGAAGTTCCGGTGAGTAAGAAAGAGCAAAGCTATGTAAGTAAAGATGGACGGTTTCAAATCACGGCCCCGCTGGACTGGTCAACAGACCCGGACCGTGAAGGAAAGGCAGAGATTGCAATATTCAATCCGTACATCCAAAAGTCCGTTGTGGTACTATCCCACTCAAAAAAGCAATTGGGCAATATAACTCTCCAACAGTATGGTAAGAAAGCTGAAAATAACTTAACCAAAGAGTGGAACCTGTCCAGTGTAGGACCTGTCTCTAACACAACCATTTATGGATATCCTGCCCTTGAGTTCGTGATTAAAGGCAAGAAAGATGTGGACAAATATGTTACCCATGTAGCGATTATTGAGACCGAAAGTAATTACTACCAGGTGCTTGGATATGCACCAGCGTCTAAAGATGCCCGTTTAAAGAAAGAACTACACGACATAACCTATAGCTTCCGCGAGGTTCGTCATTAG
- a CDS encoding CdaR family transcriptional regulator — MFQLSEKQAQDIVDKMMKDIPYNINIMNERGIIIGSGESERIGTIHQGAVQALETGKMVEVWQDGHYEKKGTNEPIVIHHELVGVIGISGNPDEVRPFCNIVKTTVSLLIEQRISLEHLAHEANRKKSVLEMLLNHQGAYTQKIKKEAAQYHIDLLLKTSAVYVKYLPADPAHLAELSNIFMQHPSFRMEEDCYLILIQNQEPTDKLLEPLVRSHPDVLITVSRQEHNIADVYMQAKSAMNVLLALRPPVQKISFAEVEFLVKLSQTNLTNTIYLVSKLEDTVDLLDTLRSFINHNGSVSFTADELNIHRNTLQYRLKRIHTLTGKDPRNLLQLFELTHGLLALYQ, encoded by the coding sequence TTGTTTCAGCTCTCCGAAAAACAAGCCCAAGACATCGTAGACAAAATGATGAAGGATATTCCATACAATATAAATATTATGAATGAACGAGGCATCATCATTGGCAGCGGCGAGAGTGAACGAATCGGAACCATTCACCAAGGAGCTGTTCAGGCGCTCGAAACTGGGAAAATGGTTGAAGTGTGGCAGGACGGCCACTATGAGAAAAAGGGAACCAATGAACCGATTGTCATTCATCATGAGTTAGTTGGTGTCATTGGTATTTCAGGCAATCCCGATGAAGTGCGTCCTTTTTGCAATATTGTTAAAACTACGGTGTCTCTCCTGATTGAACAGCGCATCTCGCTGGAGCATCTGGCCCATGAAGCCAATCGCAAAAAATCTGTGCTGGAAATGTTGTTAAATCATCAAGGAGCCTACACGCAAAAAATAAAAAAAGAAGCCGCTCAATATCACATTGATTTGCTTCTAAAAACTTCGGCTGTATATGTAAAGTATCTGCCTGCTGATCCAGCTCATTTAGCCGAGTTGTCCAATATATTCATGCAGCATCCGTCCTTTCGTATGGAGGAAGACTGCTATCTCATTCTGATACAAAATCAGGAGCCGACAGACAAACTGCTAGAGCCACTTGTGCGTAGCCATCCCGATGTGCTGATTACGGTCAGCAGACAGGAGCACAACATTGCGGATGTTTATATGCAAGCCAAGTCAGCTATGAATGTTTTACTGGCTTTGCGCCCGCCTGTGCAAAAAATTTCTTTTGCGGAAGTCGAGTTTCTGGTCAAATTGAGTCAAACGAACCTGACGAACACGATCTATCTGGTTAGCAAGCTGGAAGATACTGTGGATTTGCTGGATACGCTGCGAAGCTTTATTAACCATAACGGCAGTGTCTCCTTCACCGCAGATGAATTAAATATTCACCGAAATACGCTGCAATACCGCCTGAAGCGCATCCATACCTTAACCGGTAAAGATCCCCGGAACCTCCTTCAGCTTTTTGAGCTTACGCATGGCTTATTGGCACTGTATCAATGA
- a CDS encoding glycerate kinase, with protein sequence MREKTFVLAPDSFKESMTAKEVCIAMEKGLRKVYPAANYVHVPMADGGEGTVQSLVDATGGQIRYIEVTGPLGEPVTAAYGLLGDGTTAAIEMASASGIHLVNKDNKNPLKTTTYGTGELIRECLNQGIRKIIIGIGGSATNDGGIGMAEALGARFLDATGNTLPRGGGSLGELASVDISSLDDRLQQVQLIVACDVTNPLCGEHGASQVFGPQKGATPEMVQQLDANLAHYADVVKQQLGKDVRDLPGAGAAGGLGAGLLIFTQATLQKGIEIVIEYTGLKQKLATADIVLTGEGGIDFQTKFGKTPYGVAQAAKQSGKKVIAVAGYIGEGIDTLYKEGIDAVFGIVPGASELGKLLAEGPQNVERTCENIARVLQFSEK encoded by the coding sequence ATGAGAGAGAAAACATTTGTGCTGGCACCAGATTCTTTTAAAGAAAGCATGACGGCTAAAGAAGTGTGTATCGCGATGGAGAAAGGACTGCGCAAGGTCTATCCGGCAGCGAATTATGTCCACGTACCGATGGCGGACGGCGGTGAAGGAACGGTGCAGTCACTGGTGGATGCGACAGGCGGGCAGATTCGTTATATCGAGGTGACAGGACCGCTTGGAGAACCTGTAACTGCTGCATACGGCTTGCTGGGAGACGGCACCACGGCGGCAATCGAGATGGCATCCGCCAGTGGAATTCATTTGGTCAACAAGGATAACAAAAACCCGTTAAAGACAACAACCTACGGCACAGGGGAGTTAATCCGTGAATGTCTGAACCAGGGAATTCGAAAAATTATCATCGGCATTGGCGGAAGCGCGACGAATGATGGCGGTATAGGAATGGCGGAAGCGCTGGGCGCCAGATTTTTGGATGCAACAGGTAATACTCTTCCGCGCGGCGGCGGTAGTCTGGGCGAGCTGGCCAGTGTTGATATTTCATCACTGGATGACCGCTTGCAGCAGGTACAACTGATTGTTGCCTGTGATGTGACAAATCCGCTGTGCGGAGAGCATGGGGCATCTCAAGTATTCGGGCCACAAAAAGGGGCAACCCCGGAGATGGTGCAGCAATTGGATGCCAATCTTGCTCATTACGCCGATGTGGTGAAACAGCAGCTGGGCAAGGATGTGCGCGATCTCCCAGGCGCAGGCGCAGCAGGTGGATTGGGTGCGGGCTTATTGATTTTCACTCAGGCGACGCTGCAAAAAGGCATTGAAATTGTGATTGAATACACCGGTTTAAAACAAAAGCTCGCCACTGCCGATATCGTTTTGACGGGGGAAGGCGGTATTGATTTTCAGACCAAATTCGGTAAAACTCCTTATGGAGTAGCTCAGGCGGCAAAACAGTCTGGTAAAAAGGTCATTGCGGTCGCAGGTTATATTGGGGAAGGGATCGACACGTTGTACAAGGAAGGGATCGATGCGGTGTTTGGCATCGTGCCGGGAGCCTCGGAGCTCGGTAAGCTGCTGGCCGAAGGGCCGCAAAACGTAGAGCGTACGTGCGAGAATATCGCAAGAGTACTTCAGTTCAGCGAGAAATGA